The following proteins come from a genomic window of Geminicoccaceae bacterium SCSIO 64248:
- a CDS encoding Ig-like domain-containing protein gives MASPIAQDDDITASRTAIRSFDLFADHGNGADSDPDGDRISVSRVENKINWVGKSFALESGARVQIQKDGTLIFNPNGAYDDLAPGESATETLAYTIRDPGGSVDHASVAVTIEGPSGTDPVELADLAGVYFAARGPSDSTGVKAPEWSYQPDGPAIALQDADSGEAFRAADYSAPVAFGETAYVRGFVGDSPMTPTALFRFTDAGLIERVDADLEFPGQPHVLGDHLYVFGEDATNGASIWAIDHTGEASIVSSDYEVPDRPFKPQDFVEANGYLYFDAEVDGQEMLYRLDEDGTIESLDDVIQGSPSGVTLLNPLGDTNGSVYLSMNPQGEAHYYRLDPDDTLTELSRKPVQVNNYNQGEFVLGDSLYIQAYNQGEYVYYAITEDEQPTRMDDANVHARPVVRDDVAYFPQGEEGSLPGIGDTVPAQMTEDGELTIFGSDHVNPVFAETGDKLFMTADKDGARHFYEVVVNGPQPTLQEWTPDRPLNAGETSPVAYDGDYYFYAEESDAPFDGDIWRSGADGSGTERVQDGGALAPHYDNPLAVLDPTDDMRASEADSLLA, from the coding sequence ATGGCCAGCCCCATCGCGCAGGACGACGACATCACGGCCTCGCGCACGGCGATCCGCTCGTTCGACCTGTTCGCCGATCACGGCAACGGTGCTGACAGCGACCCGGACGGCGACCGCATCTCGGTCTCCCGGGTCGAGAACAAGATCAACTGGGTCGGCAAGAGCTTCGCGCTCGAGTCCGGCGCACGCGTGCAGATCCAGAAGGACGGCACGCTGATCTTCAACCCCAACGGCGCCTATGACGACCTGGCGCCGGGCGAGAGCGCGACCGAGACGCTCGCCTACACGATCCGCGACCCCGGCGGCTCGGTCGATCACGCCAGCGTCGCGGTGACGATCGAGGGGCCTTCCGGGACCGACCCGGTCGAACTGGCGGATTTGGCTGGCGTGTACTTCGCCGCGCGGGGGCCGTCGGACAGCACCGGGGTGAAGGCCCCTGAGTGGTCCTACCAGCCGGACGGCCCCGCCATCGCTCTCCAGGACGCCGATTCCGGCGAGGCCTTCAGGGCCGCCGACTACAGCGCTCCGGTTGCCTTCGGCGAGACGGCATATGTGAGAGGCTTCGTAGGCGACAGTCCGATGACACCGACCGCGCTGTTCCGGTTTACCGACGCCGGCCTGATCGAGCGTGTCGATGCGGACCTGGAGTTCCCCGGCCAGCCTCACGTACTCGGCGACCATCTCTACGTCTTCGGGGAAGACGCAACCAACGGTGCAAGCATTTGGGCGATCGACCATACCGGCGAAGCGTCCATCGTCAGCAGCGACTACGAGGTGCCGGACCGTCCTTTCAAGCCGCAGGATTTTGTCGAAGCGAACGGCTATCTCTACTTCGATGCGGAAGTCGACGGCCAGGAAATGCTCTACCGCCTCGATGAGGACGGCACGATCGAGAGCCTCGATGACGTGATCCAGGGCTCTCCCAGCGGAGTGACGCTGCTCAACCCTCTCGGCGACACGAACGGCTCCGTCTATCTCAGCATGAACCCGCAGGGAGAGGCCCATTATTACCGACTGGATCCGGACGACACGCTGACCGAGCTTTCGCGCAAGCCGGTACAGGTGAACAACTACAACCAGGGCGAGTTCGTCCTTGGCGACTCGCTGTACATACAAGCGTACAATCAAGGTGAGTACGTTTATTACGCAATTACTGAGGATGAGCAGCCGACGCGCATGGATGATGCGAACGTTCATGCGAGGCCGGTTGTACGGGACGATGTCGCCTACTTTCCTCAAGGCGAGGAAGGATCGCTTCCGGGCATAGGAGACACCGTTCCGGCACAAATGACGGAAGACGGCGAACTCACCATCTTCGGCTCCGATCACGTCAATCCCGTCTTCGCCGAGACCGGCGATAAGCTTTTCATGACGGCGGACAAGGACGGCGCACGGCATTTCTATGAGGTGGTCGTGAATGGTCCGCAACCCACGCTGCAGGAATGGACGCCGGATCGTCCTCTCAACGCCGGCGAAACGTCCCCCGTCGCCTATGACGGCGACTACTACTTCTACGCCGAGGAAAGCGATGCTCCCTTCGACGGAGACATATGGCGATCCGGGGCGGACGGGAGCGGCACGGAACGTGTTCAGGACGGCGGCGCTCTCGCCCCTCATTACGATAATCCGCTCGCGGTGCTCGACCCGACGGACGATATGAGGGCATCGGAAGCGGACAGCCTTCTGGCCTGA
- the guaD gene encoding guanine deaminase, which produces MTGDTQALRGRAVTFADDPFLHPAQDCLVHHEDALILTAGGRIAAFGPYAELAPSLPEGVEPVRYDDAILSAGFVDAHVHYPQLTMVGAYGEQLLEWLQRYTFPAERAFADPAHAGRMADLFLRELLRGGTTTAMVYCTVHPHSVDAFFAESARFGTRMIAGKVLMDRNAPADLLDTAERGYRESTDLIARWHGQGRHHYAVTPRFAPSCTSAQLDAAGTLLREHDGVYLQTHLCENPAEIAWVRELFPERASYLDVYAQAGLVGRRSVLGHAIHVHEEDFCTCHAQGAAIAHCPTSNLFLGSGLFRLFDAADPRRPVRVGLGTDIGAGTALCQLRTLGEAYKVAALQGGRLDAVRAFYLATSGGARALSLDDRIGRLAPGHDADIVVLDPRATPVLEARTARSESIEDLLFALMTLGDDRAVRATWVAGTCVYNRDRAAPFRHAGA; this is translated from the coding sequence ATGACCGGGGATACGCAGGCCCTGCGCGGCCGCGCCGTGACCTTCGCGGACGACCCGTTCCTTCACCCGGCGCAGGATTGCCTGGTCCATCACGAGGACGCCCTGATCCTGACCGCCGGCGGCCGGATCGCCGCGTTCGGGCCCTATGCCGAGCTCGCGCCGAGCCTGCCCGAAGGCGTCGAGCCCGTCCGCTACGACGACGCGATCCTTTCGGCCGGCTTCGTCGACGCCCATGTGCACTACCCGCAGTTGACCATGGTCGGCGCCTATGGCGAGCAGCTCCTGGAATGGCTGCAGCGCTACACCTTCCCGGCCGAGCGCGCCTTCGCCGATCCCGCCCATGCCGGACGCATGGCCGACCTGTTCCTGCGCGAGCTCCTGCGCGGCGGCACGACGACCGCCATGGTCTACTGCACGGTCCACCCGCATTCGGTCGACGCCTTCTTCGCGGAGTCCGCGCGCTTCGGCACGCGCATGATCGCCGGCAAGGTGCTGATGGACCGCAACGCGCCCGCGGACCTGCTCGACACCGCGGAGCGCGGCTATCGCGAGAGCACGGATCTCATCGCGCGCTGGCACGGGCAGGGCCGGCATCACTACGCCGTCACGCCGCGCTTCGCGCCGTCCTGCACGAGCGCGCAGCTCGACGCCGCCGGGACGCTCCTGCGCGAGCACGACGGCGTCTATCTCCAGACCCATCTCTGCGAGAATCCGGCCGAGATCGCCTGGGTCCGCGAGCTGTTCCCGGAGCGGGCGAGCTATCTCGACGTCTACGCACAAGCCGGGCTGGTCGGCCGCCGCTCGGTGCTGGGCCACGCCATCCATGTGCACGAGGAGGATTTCTGCACCTGCCACGCGCAGGGCGCCGCGATCGCGCACTGCCCGACTTCGAACTTGTTCCTGGGCAGCGGCCTGTTCCGCCTGTTCGACGCCGCCGATCCCAGGCGCCCGGTCCGGGTCGGCCTGGGCACCGACATCGGCGCCGGCACCGCGCTTTGCCAGCTCCGCACCCTGGGCGAGGCCTACAAGGTCGCGGCCCTGCAGGGCGGCCGGCTGGACGCGGTCCGGGCCTTCTACCTCGCGACCTCGGGCGGCGCGCGCGCCTTGTCCCTGGACGACCGGATCGGACGCCTGGCGCCCGGCCACGACGCCGACATCGTCGTGCTCGATCCGCGGGCGACGCCCGTCCTCGAGGCCCGGACCGCGCGCTCGGAATCGATCGAGGACCTGCTGTTCGCCCTGATGACGCTCGGCGACGACCGCGCGGTCCGCGCCACCTGGGTCGCCGGGACCTGCGTCTACAACCGTGACCGCGCGGCCCCCTTCCGCCACGCCGGCGCCTGA
- a CDS encoding FAD binding domain-containing protein: protein MDLNTITAVIRPHGRDDLPAWQAGDAVLGGGTWLFSEPQPHLRRLIDLTACAWEPVEAGSAGLSIAATCTLAALDAFAAGAHGWSALALAGPCCRALYGSFKILNQATVGGNLCLALPAGPMTALCAALDGICLIWTPGGGERPVPVLDFVTDAGVNALRPGEILRRIDLPARTLARRAAFRQVALSPEGRSGALLIGTRDTDGAFDLTVTAATRRPVRLAFDALPDEAALAVALDGAVPAALWYDDVHGRPDWRRHVAVRLALEIRRELAR from the coding sequence ATGGACCTGAACACGATCACCGCCGTGATCCGGCCGCACGGCCGGGACGACCTGCCGGCCTGGCAGGCGGGCGATGCCGTGCTCGGCGGCGGCACATGGCTGTTCTCCGAGCCGCAGCCGCATCTGCGCCGGCTGATCGACCTGACCGCCTGCGCCTGGGAACCCGTCGAGGCGGGCTCGGCCGGCCTGTCGATCGCGGCGACCTGCACCCTCGCGGCGCTGGACGCGTTCGCCGCCGGCGCTCACGGCTGGAGCGCCCTGGCGCTGGCCGGCCCCTGCTGCCGCGCCCTCTACGGCTCGTTCAAGATCCTGAACCAAGCGACCGTGGGCGGCAATCTCTGCCTCGCCTTGCCGGCCGGGCCGATGACCGCGCTGTGCGCCGCGCTGGACGGCATATGCCTGATCTGGACGCCGGGCGGCGGCGAGCGACCCGTTCCCGTGCTCGACTTCGTCACCGATGCCGGGGTCAACGCGCTCCGGCCGGGCGAGATCCTGCGCCGGATCGACCTGCCGGCCCGGACGCTGGCGCGCCGCGCCGCGTTCCGCCAGGTCGCGCTCAGCCCCGAGGGCCGCTCCGGCGCGCTCCTGATCGGCACGCGGGACACGGACGGCGCCTTCGACCTGACCGTGACCGCCGCGACCCGGCGGCCGGTGCGTCTCGCCTTCGACGCCCTGCCGGACGAGGCCGCCCTGGCGGTGGCGCTCGACGGCGCGGTCCCGGCCGCCCTATGGTACGACGACGTGCACGGCCGGCCGGACTGGCGCCGCCACGTCGCCGTCCGCCTCGCCCTGGAGATCCGGCGGGAGCTCGCCCGGTGA
- a CDS encoding NCS2 family permease: MLERYFKLSEHGTNVRTEVLAGLTTFLTMAYIIFINPAILADAGMPRDSVFVATCLIAALGTMVMALLANYPIAIAPGMGLNAYFAYVVVLTMGYTWQMALGAVFISGVLFFLITILGVRNLIIEGIPASIRVAVTVGIGLFLAIISLKNAGIVVDSPATFVTLGDLHQPAAVLAVIGFIAVAVLSVWEVKGALLISILGVTVLSFVFADNSFGGIVSLPPSIAPTLFALDIWGALSHGILNVVLVFFLVELFDATGTLMAVANRAGLLRNGNMERMNRALMADSTAIFTGSLLGTSSATAYLESASGVQEGGRTGLTAATVAVLFLACLFIAPLAGSVPAYATAPALFYVACLMLRELTLLDWDDVTEVIPASVTALMMPFTYSIANGLAFGFVTYALLKLLTGRWRDVKWIVWIIAAVFLFKFIETGGTH; the protein is encoded by the coding sequence ATGCTCGAGAGATATTTCAAGCTGAGCGAACACGGCACCAATGTGCGCACGGAGGTCCTGGCCGGCCTCACCACCTTCCTGACCATGGCCTACATCATCTTCATCAACCCGGCGATCCTGGCCGACGCCGGCATGCCGCGCGATTCCGTCTTCGTCGCGACCTGCCTGATCGCGGCGCTCGGCACCATGGTCATGGCGCTGCTCGCCAACTACCCGATCGCGATCGCCCCCGGCATGGGCCTGAACGCCTATTTCGCCTATGTCGTCGTCCTGACCATGGGCTACACGTGGCAGATGGCGCTGGGCGCGGTGTTCATCTCGGGCGTCCTGTTCTTCCTGATCACCATCCTGGGCGTGCGCAACCTGATCATCGAGGGGATCCCCGCCTCGATCCGGGTCGCCGTCACGGTCGGCATCGGCCTGTTCCTCGCGATCATCTCGCTCAAGAACGCCGGCATCGTGGTCGACAGCCCGGCGACCTTCGTCACCTTGGGCGACCTGCACCAGCCGGCCGCCGTCCTGGCGGTGATCGGCTTCATCGCGGTCGCCGTGCTCTCGGTCTGGGAGGTCAAGGGCGCGCTGTTGATCTCGATCCTGGGCGTGACGGTCCTGAGCTTCGTCTTCGCCGACAACAGCTTCGGCGGCATCGTCTCCCTGCCGCCCTCGATCGCGCCCACCCTGTTCGCCCTCGACATCTGGGGAGCGCTGTCGCACGGCATCCTGAACGTCGTGCTCGTGTTCTTTCTGGTCGAGCTGTTCGACGCGACCGGCACGCTCATGGCCGTCGCCAACCGCGCGGGCCTGCTCAGGAACGGCAACATGGAGCGCATGAACCGCGCGCTCATGGCCGACAGCACCGCGATCTTCACGGGCTCGCTGCTGGGCACGTCCAGCGCCACCGCCTATCTCGAGAGCGCGTCGGGCGTGCAGGAGGGCGGCCGGACCGGCCTGACCGCGGCCACCGTCGCCGTCCTGTTCCTGGCCTGCCTGTTCATCGCCCCGCTCGCCGGCTCGGTCCCGGCCTACGCCACCGCGCCCGCCCTGTTCTACGTCGCCTGCCTGATGTTGCGCGAGCTGACCCTGCTCGACTGGGACGACGTCACCGAGGTCATCCCGGCCTCGGTCACCGCCTTGATGATGCCGTTCACCTACTCGATCGCCAACGGCCTGGCCTTCGGCTTCGTCACCTACGCCCTGCTCAAGCTCTTGACCGGACGCTGGCGGGACGTGAAGTGGATCGTGTGGATCATCGCGGCCGTGTTCCTGTTCAAGTTCATCGAGACGGGCGGCACCCATTGA
- a CDS encoding metallophosphoesterase: MATLSPPAAAGLARVGSERMAGGLVVERLEIRPRGGAGAFAGYRIVQLSDFHLGVTSEAHVAAAIGLAASLAPDLVVLTGDYVQAIAAPRIQRRLAGIAGRHVDWRRRRGHHARLLAERVGHLLGRLAPPDGMLAIPGNHDYREGIGMIRRRLGAAVIWLVNRHHVVERAGERLMVAGVDDHRRGRPALDAIPPADDRRPERLRLLLAHNPDFCVEQAQAIAAGFDLVLAGHTHGGQIRLPFVGPLMTSTAQRVHVSGISRLPDGTPVYVSRGLGYGVLPLRLLCPPEIALFTIVDR, from the coding sequence ATGGCGACACTCTCTCCGCCGGCGGCGGCCGGTCTCGCGCGCGTCGGCTCCGAACGCATGGCGGGGGGCCTGGTCGTCGAGCGCCTGGAGATCCGCCCGCGCGGCGGCGCCGGCGCCTTCGCCGGCTACCGGATCGTCCAGCTCTCCGATTTCCATCTGGGCGTGACCTCGGAAGCCCACGTCGCGGCGGCGATCGGGCTGGCGGCCAGCCTCGCGCCCGACCTCGTCGTCCTGACCGGCGACTACGTCCAGGCGATCGCGGCGCCGCGCATCCAGCGCCGGCTGGCCGGCATCGCCGGGCGGCACGTGGACTGGCGCCGCCGCCGCGGCCACCACGCCCGCCTTCTGGCCGAGCGCGTCGGCCATCTGCTCGGCCGCCTGGCGCCGCCGGACGGCATGCTCGCCATCCCCGGCAACCACGACTACCGCGAGGGCATCGGCATGATCCGCCGCCGCCTGGGCGCCGCCGTCATCTGGCTGGTCAACCGCCATCACGTCGTCGAGCGGGCCGGCGAGCGCCTGATGGTCGCCGGCGTCGACGACCATCGCCGCGGCCGGCCGGCGCTGGACGCCATCCCTCCCGCCGACGACCGCCGGCCGGAGCGGCTGCGTCTCCTGCTCGCGCACAACCCGGACTTCTGCGTCGAGCAGGCGCAGGCGATCGCAGCGGGCTTCGACCTCGTTCTGGCCGGCCACACCCATGGCGGCCAGATCCGCCTGCCCTTCGTCGGCCCGCTCATGACCTCGACGGCCCAGCGCGTCCACGTGTCCGGCATCTCGCGCCTGCCGGACGGCACGCCCGTCTATGTCTCGCGCGGGCTCGGCTACGGCGTGCTGCCGCTGCGCCTCCTCTGCCCGCCCGAGATCGCCCTGTTCACTATCGTCGACCGCTGA
- a CDS encoding alcohol dehydrogenase, which produces MRSYCIQTFGEPLSEVDSATPEPAGSEVLLRVRAAGVCHSDLHCWEGGYDLGHGRRLSLADRGMSLPLTLGHETVGEVVAAGPEAEGIAAGDVRLIYPWQGCGTCEICTSGRENYCPKPAFLGIYKDGGYADHVLVRHPRYLIPIDGLDPAEAAPYACSGVTTFSALKKIADIFPHEPIVVIGAGGLGLMTIALLKAMGGKGAVVVDIDPAKLEAARQAGALAAVDGKAPDAVAQIHAATGGRVTAAIDLVGSAESARVGFDCLTTKGAKLIVVGLYGGAAPWPIPLVAMKAITIQGSHVGSLPELIELMALVRHANLPPIPVTCRHLHEATDALNALKAGQVIGRAVLVPS; this is translated from the coding sequence GTGCGCAGCTATTGCATCCAGACATTCGGCGAACCGCTGAGCGAGGTCGACTCGGCCACGCCCGAGCCTGCGGGTTCGGAGGTCCTGCTGCGGGTGCGGGCGGCCGGCGTGTGCCACAGCGACCTGCATTGCTGGGAAGGCGGCTACGACCTCGGCCACGGCCGGCGCCTGTCGCTGGCCGACCGAGGCATGAGCCTGCCGCTCACGCTCGGCCACGAGACCGTCGGCGAGGTGGTCGCGGCCGGGCCGGAGGCCGAGGGCATAGCGGCCGGCGACGTGCGCCTGATCTATCCCTGGCAGGGCTGCGGCACGTGCGAGATCTGCACGAGCGGCCGCGAGAACTACTGCCCCAAGCCGGCCTTTCTCGGCATCTACAAGGACGGCGGCTACGCCGACCACGTGCTCGTCCGCCACCCGCGCTACCTCATCCCGATCGACGGCCTCGACCCGGCCGAGGCGGCGCCCTATGCCTGCTCGGGCGTGACCACGTTCAGCGCGCTCAAGAAGATCGCCGACATCTTCCCGCACGAGCCGATCGTGGTGATCGGGGCGGGCGGCCTCGGCCTGATGACCATCGCCTTGCTCAAGGCCATGGGCGGCAAGGGCGCGGTCGTGGTCGACATCGACCCGGCCAAGCTCGAGGCGGCGCGCCAGGCCGGCGCGCTGGCGGCGGTCGACGGCAAGGCGCCCGACGCGGTCGCCCAGATCCACGCGGCGACCGGCGGGCGCGTCACGGCGGCGATCGACCTGGTCGGCTCGGCCGAGAGCGCGCGGGTCGGCTTCGACTGCCTGACCACCAAGGGCGCCAAGCTGATCGTGGTCGGCCTCTATGGCGGCGCCGCGCCGTGGCCGATCCCCCTGGTCGCGATGAAGGCGATCACGATCCAGGGCAGCCATGTCGGCAGCCTGCCCGAGCTGATCGAGCTGATGGCCCTGGTCCGCCACGCCAACCTGCCGCCCATTCCCGTCACTTGCCGCCACCTGCACGAGGCGACCGACGCGCTGAACGCGCTCAAGGCCGGGCAGGTGATCGGCCGCGCCGTGCTCGTGCCGTCCTGA
- a CDS encoding molybdopterin-dependent oxidoreductase — translation MRLVVNGTPQDARPAPGQCLRTLLRQLGWFGVKRGCDAGDCGACTVHLDGLPVHSCLVPAFRAEGRAVTTIEGLAGADGLHPMQAGFRDAQGFQCGFCTPGMIMTAAALDQAQRADLATALKGNLCRCTGYGAIADAIAGIGHVEAAGALGPCGRSVAAPAGERVVTGAERYTLDMALPGLLHLKVLRSPHAHARVVRIDDGPALAVPGVVAVLTHADAPDTLFSTARHQNPRDDLDDTRVLDPVLRFVGQRVAAVVAETEAAAEAGCRALIVAYDVLPAVLDPEQATAPGAPLVHDPGTVGGVADAGRNVAARLDGEVGDVAAGFARADVVHEAVYVSQRVQHAPLETHGAIGWRDEAGRLVLRSSTQVPYLTRDALAALFGLDRDGVRVVCGRVGGGFGGKQEMLVEDLVALAVLKTGRPVQWELTREEQFAATTTRHPMRVRVTLGAERDGTLTAIALDVLANTGAYGNHAPGVLFHGCNESIAVYRCANKKVCGVSAYTHAVPAGAFRGYGLSQTNFAVESAMDELARTLGLDPYDLRRRNVVVPGDAMIAWSDHPHDVAFGSYGLDQCLDLAEQAMREADPAEGGLGPDWRVGQGMALGMIDTIPPRGHFADATVRLAMDGSYELRVGSAEFGNGSTTVHAQLAAEALECDPGRIRVVQADTDAVGHDTGAYGSTGIVVAGLAVQKAAAALRDAVLAFAAGQVGVAPERCRLTGDGVDADGERIGWDRLAAAAQAAGVVLSGDGHADGSPRSVAFNVQAFRVAVHGETGRVRILRSVHAADAGRVLNPMQCRGQVEGGVAQAIGAALYEDLRIGADGRVINPTFRNYHIPVLADLPRTRVLFADSWDRIGPSGAKSMSESPFNPVAAALANAIHDATGVRLRATPFAPDRIFRAVLARPGAPDP, via the coding sequence GTGAGGCTGGTGGTCAACGGCACGCCGCAGGACGCCCGGCCCGCGCCCGGCCAGTGCCTGCGCACGCTTCTGCGCCAGCTCGGCTGGTTCGGCGTCAAGCGGGGCTGCGATGCCGGCGATTGCGGCGCCTGCACGGTGCATCTCGACGGCCTGCCCGTGCACAGCTGCCTCGTGCCGGCCTTCCGGGCCGAGGGCCGGGCAGTGACCACGATCGAGGGCCTGGCCGGCGCGGATGGCCTGCATCCGATGCAGGCGGGCTTCCGGGACGCCCAGGGCTTCCAGTGCGGCTTCTGCACGCCCGGCATGATCATGACCGCCGCCGCGCTCGACCAGGCGCAGCGCGCCGACCTCGCCACCGCGCTCAAGGGCAATCTCTGCCGCTGCACCGGCTACGGCGCGATCGCGGATGCCATCGCCGGGATCGGCCATGTCGAGGCGGCGGGTGCCTTGGGCCCGTGCGGCCGCAGCGTCGCCGCGCCGGCCGGGGAGCGGGTCGTGACCGGCGCCGAGCGCTACACGCTGGACATGGCCCTTCCCGGCCTTCTGCACCTCAAAGTCCTGCGTTCGCCGCACGCCCATGCGCGCGTCGTCCGGATCGACGATGGCCCCGCCCTCGCCGTGCCGGGCGTCGTCGCCGTCCTGACCCACGCGGACGCGCCGGACACCCTGTTCTCGACCGCGCGCCACCAAAATCCCCGGGATGATCTCGACGACACCCGCGTGCTCGACCCCGTGCTGCGCTTCGTGGGCCAGCGGGTCGCGGCGGTGGTCGCCGAGACCGAGGCCGCGGCGGAGGCCGGCTGCCGCGCCCTGATCGTGGCCTACGACGTCCTGCCGGCCGTGCTCGATCCCGAGCAGGCGACGGCGCCGGGCGCGCCCCTGGTCCACGACCCGGGCACCGTCGGCGGCGTGGCCGATGCCGGACGCAACGTCGCCGCGCGGCTGGACGGCGAGGTCGGCGACGTCGCGGCCGGCTTCGCCCGGGCCGACGTGGTGCACGAGGCCGTCTATGTCAGCCAGCGGGTCCAGCACGCCCCTCTCGAGACCCACGGCGCGATCGGCTGGCGGGACGAGGCGGGCCGCCTGGTGCTCCGCTCGAGCACGCAGGTCCCCTACCTCACCCGTGACGCCCTGGCCGCGCTCTTCGGGCTGGATCGGGACGGCGTGCGCGTGGTCTGCGGCCGGGTCGGCGGCGGCTTCGGCGGCAAGCAGGAGATGCTGGTCGAGGACCTCGTCGCCCTGGCCGTGCTGAAGACCGGCCGGCCGGTCCAGTGGGAGCTGACCCGCGAGGAGCAGTTCGCCGCGACCACGACCCGCCATCCCATGCGCGTCCGGGTCACCCTCGGCGCCGAGCGCGACGGCACGCTCACGGCGATCGCGCTCGACGTGCTCGCGAACACGGGCGCCTACGGCAACCACGCGCCGGGCGTCCTGTTCCACGGCTGCAACGAGTCGATCGCGGTCTATCGCTGCGCCAACAAGAAGGTGTGCGGCGTTTCGGCCTACACCCACGCCGTGCCGGCCGGCGCCTTTCGCGGCTACGGCCTGAGCCAGACCAACTTCGCCGTCGAGTCCGCGATGGACGAGCTGGCGCGGACGCTGGGCCTCGATCCCTACGATCTGCGCCGGCGCAACGTGGTCGTGCCCGGCGACGCCATGATCGCCTGGAGCGACCATCCGCACGACGTCGCGTTCGGCAGCTACGGGCTCGACCAGTGCCTGGACCTGGCCGAGCAGGCCATGCGCGAGGCGGACCCGGCCGAAGGCGGGCTCGGGCCGGACTGGCGGGTCGGCCAGGGCATGGCGCTCGGCATGATCGACACCATCCCGCCGCGCGGCCACTTCGCCGACGCCACCGTGCGCCTCGCCATGGACGGGTCCTACGAGCTCCGCGTCGGTAGCGCCGAGTTCGGCAACGGCTCAACCACCGTCCACGCCCAGCTGGCCGCGGAGGCGCTGGAATGCGATCCCGGCCGCATCCGCGTCGTCCAGGCCGACACCGACGCCGTCGGCCACGACACCGGCGCCTATGGCAGCACCGGCATCGTGGTCGCCGGCCTTGCCGTGCAGAAGGCGGCCGCCGCGCTCCGCGACGCCGTCCTGGCCTTCGCCGCCGGGCAGGTCGGCGTCGCGCCCGAACGCTGCCGCCTGACCGGCGACGGCGTGGATGCGGACGGCGAACGGATCGGATGGGACCGGCTGGCGGCGGCCGCGCAGGCCGCGGGCGTCGTCTTGTCGGGCGACGGCCACGCCGACGGCAGCCCGCGCTCGGTCGCGTTCAACGTCCAGGCCTTCCGGGTCGCGGTGCATGGCGAGACCGGCCGGGTCCGCATCCTCAGAAGCGTGCACGCCGCCGATGCCGGGCGCGTGCTCAACCCCATGCAGTGCCGGGGCCAGGTCGAGGGCGGCGTCGCCCAGGCGATCGGCGCAGCCCTCTACGAGGATCTGCGGATCGGCGCGGACGGAAGGGTCATCAACCCGACCTTTCGGAACTACCACATCCCCGTGCTGGCCGACCTGCCGCGCACCCGGGTGCTGTTCGCCGACAGCTGGGACCGGATCGGCCCGTCGGGGGCCAAGTCGATGAGCGAGAGCCCCTTCAACCCGGTCGCCGCCGCGCTCGCCAACGCCATCCACGACGCCACCGGCGTGCGCCTGCGCGCCACGCCCTTCGCGCCCGATCGGATCTTCCGCGCCGTCCTGGCGCGGCCGGGCGCGCCCGACCCGTGA